One stretch of Malus domestica chromosome 14, GDT2T_hap1 DNA includes these proteins:
- the LOC103449728 gene encoding uncharacterized protein, whose protein sequence is MEGGKTKQKSPALTLQQFISTTAPLIDLEKEAEISASIITGSSRNLDTAQKKGSTILNLKCVDAQTGLMGKSLLEFQSTKADVLPPHKFSTHDVVVLKPNKADLGASALGQGVVYRLKDSSIIVAFDDVPEDGLNSPLRLEKLGNEVTYRRMKDALIQLSKGVQKGPASDLIPVLFGERTPTVSKKDVTFTPFNKNLDHSQRDAISKALSSKNVFLLHGPPGTGKTTTVVEIILQEVKRGSKILACAASNIAVDNIVERLARHKVKLVRLGHPARLLPQVLDSALDAQVLRGDNSSLANDIRKEMKALNGKLLRTKDKNTRREIQKELRTLSREERKRQQLAVTDVIKNADVILATLTGASSRKLDNTSFDLVIIDEAAQALEIACWMALLKGSRCILAGDHLQLPPTIQSAEAEKKGLGRTLFERLADIYGNEVMSMLTVQYRMHERIMDWSSKELYNSKIKAHSSVAGHMLLDLEDVKTTSSTEPTLLLIDTAGCDMEEKKDEEESTLNEGEADVAIAHAKRLVQSGVQASDIGIITPYAAQVVLLRMLRSNDDKLKDLEISTVDGFQGREKEAIIISMVRSNSKKEVGFLKDHRRMNVAVTRARRQCCLVCDTDTVTSDAFLKRLIEYFEEHGEYLSASEYSNE, encoded by the exons ATGGAGGGAGGGAAGACGAAGCAGAAATCGCCGGCTCTGACTCTCCAACAGTTCATCTCCACCACCGCCCCTCTTATCGACCTCGAaaag GAAGCTGAGATATCTGCCTCCATCATAACTGGGTCGTCCAGAAACTTGGACACTGCTCAGAAGAAGGGCTCCACCATTCTCAATTTGAAATGTGTTGATGCTCAG ACTGGACTCATGGGGAAGAGTCTTCTTGAGTTTCAATCCACCAAAGCAGATGTTCTTCCTCCCCACAAG TTTAGCACCCATGATGTGGTTGTTCTAAAACCAAATAAGGCTGATCTGGGGGCCTCTGCTCTTGGACAAGGTGTAGTTTATCGGTTAAAG GACTCATCAATCATTGTTGCTTTTGATGATGTTCCTGAAGATGGTTTAAATAGTCCTCTACGGTTAGAGAAACTGGGAAATGAG GTGACATATCGTAGGATGAAGGATGCCTTGATACAATTGAGCAAAGGTGTGCAGAAGGGCCCCGCATCTGATTTAATTCCTGTCTTATTTGGAGAGAGGACACCAACAGTGTCCAAGAAGGATGTCACATTTACCCCATTTAACAAAAACCTTGATCATTCTCAG AGAGATGCCATTTCAAAGGCCCTGTCATCAAAGAATGTATTTTTGCTGCATGGACCTCCTGGCACGGGAAAGACTACAACTGTGGTGGAAATTATCTTGCAAGAAGTTAAACGTGGATCAAAGATTCTTGCATGTGCTGCTTCAAATATTGCTGTTGACAACATTGTTGAGCGACTTGCACGCCACAA AGTAAAGTTAGTGAGATTGGGGCATCCTGCACGTTTACTACCTCAAGTACTGGACAGTGCACTGGATGCACAG GTCTTGCGAGGGGATAACAGTTCACTggcaaatgacattcggaaggAAATGAAG GCATTAAATGGGAAGCTGTTAAGGACCAAAGATAAGAACACTAGGAGGGAAATCCAGAAGGAGCTTAGGACTCTTTCTAGGGAAGAGCGTAAAAGGCAGCAGCTAGCTGTAACAGATGTAATAAAAAATGCAGATGTGATTTTGGCAACTTTGACTGGGGCATCTTCTCGCAAGCTTGACAATACTTCATTTGATTTGGTGATTATTGATGAAGCTGCTCAGGCACTTGAGATAGCATGCTGGATGGCTTTACTAAAG GGTTCAAGATGTATACTTGCAGGCGACCATCTTCAGCTTCCTCCTACCATTCAGAGTGCTGAAGCTGAGAAGAAGGGTCTAGGAAGGACCCTCTTTGAACGCCTTGCAGACATATATGGAAATGAAGTCATGTCTATGCTCACCGTCCAGTACCGCATGCACGAGCGGATCATGGATTGGTCATCAAAGGAGCTTTACAACAGTAAG ATTAAGGCCCATTCAAGTGTTGCTGGGCATATGCTTTTGGACCTGGAGGATGTAAAGACGACCTCTTCTACAGAACCGACCCTTCTTCTAATAGACACAGCTGG GTGTGACATGGAAGAAAAGAAGGATGAAGAAGAAAGCACTTTGAATGAGGGGGAAGCCGATGTTGCTATTGCCCATGCCAAGAGGCTTGTTCAAAGTGGTGTTCAGGCTTCTGATATTGGAATTATCACTCCTTATGCTGCACAG GTTGTCTTACTCAGGATGTTGAGAAGCAATGACGACAAGCTAAAGGATTTGGAAATCTCAACAGTTGACGGCTTCCAGGGCCGGGAAAAGGAAGCCATCATTATTTCAATGGTTCGGTCAAATTCAAAAAAAGAG GTAGGGTTTCTGAAGGACCACAGGCGAATGAACGTGGCTGTAACACGTGCAAGAAGGCAATGCTGTCTTGTATGCGACACAGACACGGTGACTAGTGATGCATTCCTGAAGCGATTGATAGAGTATTTTGAGGAGCATGGTGAGTATCTAAGTGCCTCAGAGTATAGCAATGAATGA
- the LOC108170866 gene encoding uncharacterized protein, producing MDGMNDHERAIAWLWAIEALASFKQVDASLLHDLIALAPPLPDDMGNNAKERVALKSLESLFKFDSCNVTSGDVPSSAQRSKIGFNLTETCQNVLKRIVNETPESDLRTGGPGLLKWDIQPFIMHKRASLPKCALKQLKDSILDGTHLHADVLRKKGGLTLRNDGNRVLLRDSNPRLNESGSNAQSMGVKGIADPLIIEHENKLLEEYLSNANLFPSKRHRISSDAENMEDDNHSSVNDYDDWKIKSKKMKRDASYISESTEQNQIPLHGKEQLEDLSERESCDLAENQMGMMEEGVVLEDCIDIYTSSKRCGQSSGDAILKSQSENHLNATSMPQDKFMDEAHQNLCIDQAKDDGGIHPEPITSSVAPPDGTQQKVSAKVATCNNEHESHIKASPPVSTEGPQNKSISESGNGLVMENLADENHNSVIGCDDCCVITKKMKWDPSYVLRSIEKNQIPLHVRELLEDSSERDVPLPERERCDLAENQMGTMDKGKVIEDGHDDHTTSKRCGQSTDPAVIKIQTENPCNAGSLPQDTFQDEVPKYTYNDEAEDDGGLHPEQRASVVAAPDETLHKISAEVFNRNSEHDFHVEVSLPASTDESQQKSMANEGKGDEHCPEPRTLGIASLDETQNDSNSECDSHIKVAHPASDEESQQKSIAKEARELLDWLCHYESKTMTDSVEFHDEKIDAVMKKHALLSSQSTASQYSETTKNVCKKPNEGGLLICDTSNCPVVVHENWLRSSDILYEKDNFKCPFCSYSLALTEYLDSKKRASMLKKDLDAFIHTLEHQPKESLGSEHNKENICMRKFHEDLNAKTKNHQNGHLGKSAEHLGKQCEERENEVNYPQLQNIIGTEQQVAPSGSCIPNNSESRDESVTLVGINLDVSTGEKIWKEKVIQKCIAVVGLDGCQNQVPAKGDTLSVKNTVSLLVDQRQAVVSEKGGLQQHINYAPREPGHALNVDSEQAGAQKSSTSNYNTRLRKKIPYTSPPISQLRRVKVPWSIEEEEMLKKGVQTFSRIDERTLPWKQILEFGGSVFLHSRTPGDLKDKWRNICRRRPKSN from the exons ATGGACGGCATGAACGACCATGAGAGAGCCATTGCTTGGCTTTGGGCCATTGAAGCCCTCGCAAGCTTCAAACAAGTTGACGCATCGCTTTTACACG ATTTGATTGCGTTGGCTCCACCATTGCCTGATGATATGGGGAATAATGCAAAGGAAAGGGTTGCTTTGAAATCTTTGGAGAGTTTGTTCAAGTTCGATTCTTGTAATGTGACGAGTGGTGATGTTCCTTCTTCTGCCCAGCGTTCGAAAATCGGCTTTAATTTGACGGAAACTTGTCAAAATGTTCTCAAACGCATTGTAAATGAG ACGCCAGAATCTGATTTGAGAACGGGTGGACCGGGGCTGTTGAAATGGGATATTCAACCCTTTATTATGCATAAAAGAGCTTCTTTGCCCAAATGTGCATTGAAACAG CTGAAAGATTCGATTCTTGATGGCACACATCTACATGCAGACGTCTTGAGAAAAAAAGGCGGTTTAACACTTAGAAATGATGGAAATAGAGTTCTTTTGAGAGATAGTAATCCCAGGCTCAATGAGAGTGGCTCTAATGCTCAAAGCATGGGAGTCAAGGGAATCGCAGATCCTCTGATTATTGAGCATGAGAATAAACTATTGGaagaatatctgagtaatgcaAATCTATTTCCTTCCAAAAGGCATAGGATTTCCTCAGATGCTGAAAACATGGAAGATGACAACCATAGTAGCGTGAATGATTATGATGACTGGAAAATAAAATCCAAGAAGATGAAGCGGGATGCCTCTTACATTTCAGAGTCTACAGAACAGAACCAAATTCCTTTACATGGAAAAGAACAGTTGGAAGATTTGTCTGAGAGGGAAAGCTGTGACTTGGCTGAAAATCAGATGGGAATGATGGAGGAAGGCGTGGTCTTAGAGGATTGTATTGATATTTATACTTCCTCAAAGAGATGTGGACAAAGCAGCGGCGATGCAATCCTTAAGAGTCAGTCAGAAAATCATCTTAATGCCACTTCAATGCCTCAAGATAAATTTATGGATGAAGCCCATCAAAATTTATGTATTGATCAAGCCAAAGATGATGGTGGGATTCATCCTGAACCAATAACATCAAGTGTTGCTCCTCCAGATGGAACTCAACAAAAAGTTTCTGCTAAAGTAGCAACTTGTAACAATGAGCATGAAAGTCATATTAAAGCATCACCTCCTGTTTCTACCGAGGGACCCCAAAACAAGAGCATCTCTGAAAGCGGCAATGGCTTGGTTATGGAGAATCTGGCAGATGAAAACCATAATAGTGTAATTGGTTGTGATGATTGCTGTGTAATTACCAAGAAGATGAAGTGGGACCCCTCATATGTTTTACGGTCTATAGAGAAGAACCAAATTCCTCTACATGTAAGAGAACTGTTGGAAGATTCATCTGAAAGAGATGTTCCACTTCCGGAGAGAGAAAGGTGTGACTTGGCAGAAAATCAGATGGGAACAATGGACAAAGGCAAGGTCATAGAGGATGGTCATGATGATCATACTACCTCAAAGAGGTGCGGACAAAGCACTGACCCTGCAGTCATTAAAATTCAGACAGAAAATCCTTGTAATGCCGGTTCATTGCCTCAAGACACATTTCAGGATGAAGTCcctaaatatacatataatgaTGAAGCGGAAGATGATGGTGGCCTTCATCCTGAACAAAGAGCATCTGTTGTTGCTGCTCCAGATGAAACCCTGCATAAGATTTCTGCTGAGGTATTCAATCGTAACAGTGAGCATGATTTTCATGTTGAAGTATCACTTCCTGCATCCACAGATGAATCCCAACAGAAAAGCATGGCTAATGAAGGTAAAGGCGATGAACATTGTCCTGAACCGAGAACTTTAGGTATAGCTTCACTTGATGAAACCCAGAATGATTCTAACAGTGAGTGTGATTCTCATATTAAAGTGGCACATCCTGCATCTGACGAGGAGTCCCAGCAGAAGAGTATTGCTAAAGAAGCGAGAGAGCTCTTGGACTGGCTATGTCATTATGAATCAAAGACCATGACTGATAGTGTTGAATTTCATGATGAGAAGATTGATGCTGTCATGAAGAAGCATGCTTTGTTGAGCTCTCAATCCACAGCCAGTCAATACTCCGAGACAACCAAAAATGTTTGTAAGAAGCCTAATGAAGGCGGTCTGTTGATCTGTGATACCAGTAATTGCCCTGTTGTGGTTCATGAAAACTGGCTGCGTTCCTCAGACATTTTATATGAGAAGGATAACTTTAAATGCCCCTTCTGTTCGTATTCTCTTGCCCTTACTGAATACCTTGATTCTAAGAAAAGAGCCTCAATGTTGAAGAAAGACCTAGATGCATTTATTCATACTCTGGAACATCAGCCAAAAGAAAGCCTCGGAAGCGAGCACAACAAAGAGAATATCTGCATGAGAAAATTTCATGAGGATCTGAATGCGAAAACTAAAAATCATCAGAATGGGCATTTGGGAAAGAGTGCAGAACATCTCGGAAAGCAATGTGAAGAACGTGAAAATGAAGTCAATTACCCTCAACTACAGAATATTATAGGCACCGAGCAACAAGTAGCACCGTCTGGATCTTGTATTCCTAACAATTCAGAGTCTAGAGATGAAAGTGTAACTCTAGTTGGTATAAACTTGGATGTATCAACTGGTGAAAAAATATGGAAAGAAAAGGTGATCCAGAAGTGCATAGCTGTGGTAGGGCTTGATGGATGTCAGAACCAAGTACCAGCTAAAGGTGATACTTTGTCCGTTAAAAATACAGTAAGCCTCCTTGTTGACCAAAGACAAGCTGTAGTATCTGAGAAAGGAGGTCTGCAGCAGCACATTAATTATGCGCCAAGGGAACCAGGCCATGCACTTAATGTTGATTCTGAGCAAGCTGGTGCTCAGAAGTCTAGCACTTCCAATTACAACACAAGACTCCGGAAGAAAATTCCCTA CACATCCCCGCCCATCTCTCAGTTAAGGCGGGTAAAAGTTCCGTGGAGCATTGAGGAGGAAGAAATGCTTAAG AAGGGAGTTCAAACCTTTTCAAGAATTGATGAAAGAACTCTTCCATGGAAGCAAATATTGGAGTTTGGTGGTTCTGTGTTTCTGCATAGTCGTACGCCAGGGGACCTTAAGGACAAATGGAGGAACATATGCAGACGGCGTCCGAAGTCGAATTGA